The genomic DNA CTGGAGCGCGAGCAGAACgaccttctcatcatcgcccaCGAATCCGTGCTCCGCGTCCTCTATGGCTACCTCATGGCCTGCTCAGCCCACGACATCCCCACGCTCGAGTTCCCCCGCGACGAAATCATCGAAGTCATTCCTGCATCATATAACAACAGCGCCAAACGCATTCACATCGATGGCCTCCCTCCCAGTATGATCCCCAGCAGTCCGCAGGACATTCAAATCCCCGTTCCACCTTCCGGCGCCGTCAGCCCACTCAACGGCGGCCTCGGAACTCCTGCCGGTATCGCTACACCAGAGACCGCAGGCAGAGAAAGCGGCGCCTTACCCATCCGACCTTCTGCTACACTAGGCGAGACTCTCCAGCCACGTGGTTAGGGATCCGTGGACTTGAGACGTTCCCTCGCTTCATTGCAGACAGTGCAGGAGTTTCATCATGGCAGAAGTAAATCCACGTCCGCGCTTGCTGAGAAGCACAAGGATGTGATTCTGGAGTATCTCATCACCAGGAACGCGGATAGTGAGTGATGTGGGCCGGATATATGAGCAAGTGGGTGGCTTGGGGTGACAAACGAACAGATGGCTGGATGCGAGGATGTAAGCAGGAAGCGTGGCGTTGGAGGTGATGCTTTTCAGCGAGATTCCACTTACATGTGTTGTCGTCTGGGCTGGGTCACTGCTTTCACTTTACACAGATAAAGCTTCGAggactatagctagagagacAGACACTTTCTACATCTCATTACTGGTCGTAGGGATCATGGAACATGAGTATCGTGCAAATGCTCCATTTCGCCAGCAGAGGGCGCGAACTATTGAGACACTCTATCGTAACGGCCAGCTCCTGGTGAGGCGCAACGCCTCGTTCATGCAACGACTGGCCAAGCCACCCGCATCATCTGTATCATAAGCATACATCGACGCAAAACTAGAATCCGCCGCGGCCAACCAGTTTCCGTCCCCATGCCTGTATACCTCAACTTGTCGTACTTAATCGTAGAGATCCTCTTCGCCAGCACCTGTGACAATGTTAGTATCAAGAGCCTGTAGTCATAAATGATGGGACAACGTACCATTCTGCTGGGCCTCGGCTGCAGCACCCTCGGCACCACCTTCAGGGAAGCGGAAGAAAGCACTGCCGCCAGCGCTATTCTTCATGCTCTGCGCGAAGGCCTCGTACCGCCTAATCTCAGTGTCTGTGACTGAGCGACGAGCCATGCTCATGGCCTCCTCGAAGTGGCGCTTCGTGAGCTCTGGCACTGggtcctcctcatcgacgTCCTCGTCCATCTTGGTGTCATCGCCCTCTGCGGCCTCAcgctccttctgcttctcaatGGCCAGCGAAATGCTCTCCTTGATGGCCAGCTTGACAGCACGCTGGGTGATGAAGCCGAGATCGGCACCGGAGAAGCCATGTGTCTTGGAGGCAATGTACGAGAGATCGACATCCTTGGCGACTGGGGTCTTGCGTAGCTGAGCCTTGAGGATACTCTCACGGCCTGGCTGGTCAGGAAGCGGCACGTACACAAGAGTATCGAGACGACCAGGACGGCACAGAGCGTTGTCGAGTTGCTCGGGTCGGTTGGTGGCACCGATAACGAAcacgttcttcttgctggtcATACCGTCCATCTCAGTGAGAAGCTGGTTGACGACACGATCGCTAGCACCGCCGGCATCGCCCTGAGAGCCGCCTCGAGATTTGGCGATGGAGTCCAGCTCATCGAGGAAGACCACACATGGTGCGGCAGCGCGAGCCTTGTCGAAGATGTCTCGAATGTTGGACTCGGACTCTCCGAACCACATGGAGAGCAGCTCTGGACCCTTGACAGAGATGAAGTTGGCGGCGCACTCGTTGGCAACCGCCTTAGCAAGAAGCGTCTTACCAGTACCTGGTGGACCATAGAATAGCACACCGCGAGATGGGCTGAGACCGAACTTGAGGAACTTCTCTGGGTGGTCGACTGGATATTGCACGCTCTCGACGAGCTCGCGCTTGACGTCCTCCAGGCCACCAATGTCCTCCCACCGCACGTTTGGCACCTCGACAACAGCGACCTCGCGAAGAGCGCTTGGGTTGCTGACGCCCAGGGCGAAGCGGAAGTTCTCTTGTGTGACACCAAGGCTGTCAAGAACCTCAGCATCAATTGTGTCCTCATCAAGATCGATCAAGTCCATCTTCTCACGAATCTGCTGCATGGCTGCTTCTGAACAGAGCGAGGCGATATCGGAACCAACGTAACCGTGCGTTTCGGCGGCGATCGTTTCGAGGTCGACCTCGTCGGCGAGTTTCATGTTCTTGGTGTGGATTTGCAGAATCTCGAGACGACCGGTTGGGTCAGGAATGCCAATGTCGACCTCGCGATCGAAGCGGCCGAAGCGGCGAAGGGCAGGGTCGATCGAGTTAGGGCGGTTGGTGGCGGCCATGACGACCACATTTGAGCGGGCCTTCATACCGTCCATGAGGGTGAGCAGCTGAGAAACGACACGACGCTCGACTTCGCCGTTGGTCTTCTCACGCTTGGGCGCGATAGAGTCGATTTCGTCAATGAAGATGATGGCCGGGCTGTTCTTCTCGGCCTCCTCGAAAGCTTTTCGCAGATTCGACTCGGACTCACCAGCCATCTTCGACATGATTTCAGGTCCGTTGATCAGGAAGAAAAAGGCACCGGTCTCGTTAGCGACGGCTCGCGCCATCAGAGTCTTACCAGTACCCGGAGGTCCGTACATCAGGATACCACGCGGAGGCTTGATACCGATGGACTTGAAGAGTTGTGGATGCCGAAGAGGCAGCTCGACCAGCTCTCGCACCTGTGCCATCTGCTTGCGGCAGCCACCAATGTCATCGTACCCAACCTCATTGAGGTTaccctcctcgtcttctcgcTGGATCGGCTCGCCTTCACAGTGGATGACTGTGTCTTGTGCCACAATACCGTACTCGGGCGGGTCGATCTCGACGACCTTGAACTCCACTGTGCGCATAGCCGCGCGAGCTGTGAAGAGATCGCCTTGTCGAAGCGGTCGGTAGGCTTCGCGGAAGTATGGTGCGAGGAACACATCGAAGAGAGAGCCTGTGAGGCCCTCGATGGTGTCGGCCATGGGCAGGACAGCGATGCGCTTGGCGTACTTGATATCGGGGCATGGGTTGACTGTGACAACGTCGCCGAGCTTGACGCGGAGGTTGTGTCTCACGACGCGGTTCATGCGCACTGACCCGTCATCGAGGTCGTCATCGGCCAACACGATGAGGACGGTGTCCTttcgcttcttgcccttgacgAGCACTGTGTCACCACGGAAGAGCTGTAGCGTCTCCATAGTGTTGTTGGAAAGGGCGAGAATCGAGTTGTCATCAGTGGTGGCGTCTGTGACGATCAAGCTGttgggcttcttcttcttcttgaggatTGCTGTGGCGACCTCATTCTCATCGCGCTTCTCGGCGCCCGATGGGTCATTGTCGAGCTTGACCTTGCCCTTGCTGGCGGAGTGGTCTGGCTCTGCAGACATGATTGCGGTGTTGTGTGATGAGCGGTGTCTCGCTTGTTGTTGCTATGTCAGTCACCGAAGTCCGACGGGCGAGTTGGAGATGCTGTCGGCCGGCGAGGCGACAGGCGAGCGAGACGGCAGGAAAGGCGCCGTTGATGTGGAAGGAGCGCCTGTGATGGAGGCGGGCAGGTGTGATGGAGAGGGTGGTGGGTGTAGAGAGTGGTGGTGCGTGGTGCAAGAGAGAGTTAAGAGCTGATGGTGAGCTTGAAGGTTGTCGGCTCGGCTCTGGATTTAGTCTGTGCACGCGCGATGATGCACACCTGGCTTTTCTTGATAACCACCGCAGAAGGCCGTAGAAAGCGGCAAACCTACCGCGCGTTCACTGGCTGCCTGGCGCCCATTCACTCGTCGACATTCACTTGCGCGCGCGCTTGCACGTGAGGCCAGAGGCGCCTATTCTACGACTCAGTCCTGACGCGCCAGGCCGCCGCCACATGAGCTTCTCCGGTCTGACTTCGCGTTCAAGTCGGCGATTGCATCAAGTCGCATGTACGCGCTTGTCCCACGTCGTCGACGTATACATCACATAGGTATCCGCAATTGTCCCTTGGCAAGGTTTTCACGAGTACTGGTCGGGACACGGTCGAGATCAGCAAATGCATGCCGTGCAACGACCTTAAGAACACACATGCGAGCGAAATATTGCTGGCCATTCGCCAAACATCGTGCATCAAGTGAGATTTCGGGAAGATAAGACAGTAGAAGGTGAATGAAGCCACGCCACATTGTGCTGTGCACAGGGATTGTCACTGGACTGGAGGTGAACATGATATTGCAAGTGAATACAGGTAGGCGCGAGTGGAAGGGTCGGACTTCCATGCACGTTGGCAGAGGGTTCCAGCGGTCTCTCCAACGCATCGACACTGAATCCTTCTCTTGCAATCGCCCCTCGTGAGGCCTCTAGACCATTGCTGCAACATGGCAAGCGAAGCAACGTCGTTAACGGCTGATGAGCAGCTTACCAGCGCGCTCGAACCAGGCGAGCACACCTTTCTTTCCGAGGGCTATCCCGATGAAGCTGCCCAGgttgtggcgaagaagacctaCACAGAAACGTCCGTATTGGAACTATCACACTTCAGAATCTCCGTCACTGGCGCTCCAGTAACTACCTTTGGCCATCAACGAGCACTGCTCAATCGGATGCCCGCGTCAAGACTGGCACCAGGAGCTAAATACGATGCTTCAACCTACAAACCGACGTTCGTGCACGATACTCTCGCGCTGCCAGGATCACTggctcagcttcttcttggaaAGGTATCTAACAACGCCTGGTGGTGTTCCTATAGCAGTTGTGCTAACAGCAGGCTGTCGCAGGGGTCGGCAGAGGACATAATACCGAGAATGACTCCAGGCATATTACCTGGTGTCCACGCGCATATCGATTTGGACACGAAACAACCAGTTCTCGTTCAATCGCCACGACCAGAAGATTTTGTGCAGGGCATGCTGGTGTTCGGTCTGGGCAAAGAAGCTCGGGACGTCCTGAGAGCCTATTATGGCCGCTTtgctcatcgccatcggtTTCCAGTCGAGCTTGAAGTCCGTGTGGGAGAAGATGGCCGGTATCATCTCGAGCGCCGAGCTATATGGGCGTACGTCTGGCTGAAGTCCTCCAAAATCGATGGTAAGTTCTGCCTCGCAGTGGCTCCCGAAACGAGAACCCACGATCCGGCACATGCCAAATGTGAAGAATTTGTCAATCGCATGTTAACCTTGACCCAGATTGCGAGGTATCATCTCATGACAACGGATGCCCCAAGTGGGACCTCGAGCAGTTCCTAGGTGGCAAGTTGGGTGCTCGTCTCCCGTTACGGATTGAGCAATGCGCTCgaggcgacgaagacgaagatgggtACATAGGTAGGGAGATCGTTGAACATGAGAGCGAGCcggaggaagatgagccaGAAAGAGAAGTCGTCCATGGCGGACCAGGACTACTCGATTATCAGCGAGCTTCGTATTTTACCGGCTGGTAGATCAGCAACCAGGACAATCAAAAGCATGTCGTTATTGCCCCACCGTTATCCACTCGCTCAGATCAATGTATTGTTCGGTTCACTTGGAGGTCAAGTCGCGGGCCAATTGCCCACACCATTTTGTTCAGAGCGATAGTTGGCTACGGCAGTCTTTCCAAAGAGATGAGACGTGGACGACGTTTTTGGAAGTGGCGTCATGAGCGTCTTGCAGGAGTTCTGTGGATGCTGTGCAAGGCTTGGATAACACGATTGATCGCTCCGAGGACTGCAACAGTTCCAAGGGCAGCGATCGGGAGGCTAGTGTTTGAGTACAACGTGATGTTATTCCACAAATGCTGCATAAAGTCGGCACAAAGCTGGCAGCAACACCATGCCAAGAATGACCATTCTTGCATGCGGCCGCTTCCTCCGACTGCGAACATGCATCACAACTTGCGCCTTCGACAACAGTCAGCAGCGAAAGGCCCAGATTTTGCTTTCGAAACGCACGCGGGGACTGCATCCTTCACACCCCGCCCACTCTTCGCTtggacacagcagcagctgtgCATTATTGCTTTGTGATCAACATCATCACTCATAGCCGCGGCAAAAGACTAGCTTTGAACAGTGCAGCATGACTTGACCTATGGTAATGGCGGGTCTTGTAGCACGATATCTGAACTGCATAACTGCATCCACCAAAGGAGCTTCGCATCATCAGCTCCACACATGTCAGCTTATATATGCCAATAGCACCGAGCTGAATCATGCAACCACTACGACGTCTTCTCTCATTCTCCAAACAGCTTCCACCCCAaacaacaatggcagacTTTAGCAAAGCACCAGCAGGCTCCAAGGCTGATATCAAGCCGTTCAAAGCTCACGTCGACCAGCAAAAGATCGACGACTTCAAGAcccttctcaagctctcaCCGGTCGCCAATGCGAACTATGAGAATTCTGATCCTTCCGTAGCTGGACCACGTCGCTACGGTGTTCCACGAGACTGGCTGATCAATGCCAAAGACTACTGGCTTAACAAGTACGACTGGCGAAAGACTGAAGACTACATCAACAGCTTCCCCAACTTCACAGCCGAAGCCAAGGATGACTTAGGCTACTCTCATACAATCCACTTCGTTGCCCTCTTCAGCGAGAGAGAAGACGCTGTCCCTCTAGCGCTCTACCATGGCTGGCCAGGAAGTTTCCTCGAATTCCTCCAAATCCTCGATATCCTCCGCAAAACCTACTCTCCTAAAGACCTCCCTTACCACGTCATAGTCCCCAGTATTCCAGGCTACGCCTACTCCTCCGGGCCGCCAACTGACGTGGACTACGGCCTGGAAAATGCTGCCGAAGCGCTCAACAACCTGGCCTCCGCTCTCTTTCCACAAGGCTACCTTGCCCAAGGTGGTGACCTTGGCTCGGTAAGTGTAACTTGCTGAGAGGCATCTTCAAATCATGGACGCCTCTTCCGACGCATTCAGGTACCTTTCACTGACTTATTTCAGATGATCTCCCGCTACCAAGCCGCCAACTGTTCCCCATGCAAAGGGATGCACTTGAACATGTCTCCCGTCCCTCGTCCAAAGAACGCCGACGAGCTGCACATGTCCGACATCGAAGCCGGAGCCCTTCCGCGAGCAGCTCGTTTCCGTGAAACAGGTTTCGCTTACGCCCTCGAACACGGCACCCGAACCGCCACCATCGGTCACGCCCTCGCGGCCTCCCCACTGGCCCACCTCGCCTGGATCGGCGAGAAATTTCTCGAATGGACAGACGAGGATCCTTCCCTCGATACAATTCTCGATGGCGTCTCATTGTACTGGTTCACAGACACATTTCCAAGATGTATCTACCCCTACCGCGGTCTGAACGGTGGAGACGAAAGGCCACGCATCTCCTCCGTCAGCGGTAGAGGACGTGGAGTTCAATACGTTGAGAAACCTTCTGGTTACTCTTTCTTCCCGAAAGAATTGGCCCCGATGCCGGTTAGCTGGGTTGCCACGAGCGCGAACCTCGTATTTTCGAATGTGCATGAGGGAGGAGGACATTTTGCTGTAAGTTTTCAATGCAGTCTTGCGCAAAGCTTCTTTATGGTACCAGATCTGACATATCTTCTTCGATTTAGGCTCTAGAGAAACCGAAAGAGCTACTTGGCGATATCGAGGCATGGGTCAAGAAGGCGTGGAAGGCGTGAGAGAAGCAAACTTGTCAACGAAAAAGAACCTGGTCGGTGAAATAATCATGACCACGCAGTTTCCAAGCTCACGTTCACGGGCCCTTTCCTTATTGACATTCCTAATGATCTCACATATTGGCAAGTCCATGTGTGCTCACTGTCGACGTGTTGAACCGTACGGAAGACAGGGACTCGGTTGCTCGTATGCTTTCGTACCGCTCTATCATGCTCTTTGCACCCTCTATGGTAAGCTAGCCACAGTTCCAGCCGGGATCTATAACCTCGCAGGCCCAGCCACTCGCGACGCATGCAAAACATGGagcaacaacgacaacaaccaGGTCATCTCCCAAAAATGCGGCATGCGGGGTATATCATGGCGTTACATCCATCGTCTCATCATCTCGCATCTGTGGCTGTTGTGCCAAAGCCGCTGCTGCTAGTCGtggcctcctccaccttcgTCGTTATTGTCGTCGCTGTTTGCTGCAATGAATCATGTCTGTTTCTGACTTTCTCCAACAGCTTGTTCTGCGGGATGCTCGTCTTCACAACTTCCTGCGCTATCTCCTCCGCAGACCTCTCATCTTCCGACCTCGCCTGCAACCGTCTGCGAGAATTGCTTCCTGGAGCTCCTGTCGTGCCCGCCGGTGGTGGGAACGTCTCCTAGTCGTCGCCATCACCAAGCGGACTGTTGAGTGTATAATCCAGAATATCACTCAGAGACAAAAGGCCCTTTAATTTCGTGTGTTCGTCGATGATGACCAATCTGTGGACTCTCGACTTGCGAACCGTGTCATATATCGTATCCATGCGATCGTTCAGCGTGCATGTGTAGATGCCTGGGAAATCGTCCGACCTCTTATCCAATGCCTGTCCGGCGGTCAAGTTGAGGTTCTCATAGTCTCCGCCTTTGATGAGCGCGATGACGTCTACAGATTCGAAGACGTTCAGCACAGTGCCATCCTTGTCCAGGATGGGAATAGTGGAGATGTTCCTCTTGACCAGCATCTGGATGCAGTCCATCACTGGAGTGTCCATTGTGGCAGTTGCCAGATTCTCTCTCGTCCCCACTTTCAGATCCCGCAATGGCTTTCTCAACATTTGCGTCTCCTTCACGTTCACGGAAATAAATTTGAGGATGCGGTATTGGGTGACCACGCTGACCACCATCTCTCGCTGTGTCTCGTCATCGATGTCGATCAGAGGTATTCGGCGAGCGCGCGACGCGAGCATTCGGCGGCAGGCTTCGTAGAGAGGCTCTAGTGGATGGATCGAGACAGTCTCAATAGGGTCCACACCGATGGCTCGTTCAATATCGCGGAGACTGCTGAGCTTGAACTTGTCAATACGAGACAGTTCTTCTTGGTGCTGCCAGTAGTATTGCACAACGTTGATGTAATCGGACACTGTCAGCATGCCGGCAAAGGCCGACGTCTTCGAATCCCATAACGGCGCAGAAACGATGGCTAGATGGCTGTCAGTCAAGGACAGCAGAACCGATCACTGCTGTCACCTACCGCATTGTGTGAGGATGTTGaggctcttcttcaccagcaGACTGgtgtcgaagatgatgagacgATAGCTGAGCGGCAGCACATCGTAGCTCGTGCGGACCTTGAGAAAGGCTCGCACAGCG from Cercospora beticola chromosome 3, complete sequence includes the following:
- the CDC48 gene encoding AAA ATPase cdc48 produces the protein MSAEPDHSASKGKVKLDNDPSGAEKRDENEVATAILKKKKKPNSLIVTDATTDDNSILALSNNTMETLQLFRGDTVLVKGKKRKDTVLIVLADDDLDDGSVRMNRVVRHNLRVKLGDVVTVNPCPDIKYAKRIAVLPMADTIEGLTGSLFDVFLAPYFREAYRPLRQGDLFTARAAMRTVEFKVVEIDPPEYGIVAQDTVIHCEGEPIQREDEEGNLNEVGYDDIGGCRKQMAQVRELVELPLRHPQLFKSIGIKPPRGILMYGPPGTGKTLMARAVANETGAFFFLINGPEIMSKMAGESESNLRKAFEEAEKNSPAIIFIDEIDSIAPKREKTNGEVERRVVSQLLTLMDGMKARSNVVVMAATNRPNSIDPALRRFGRFDREVDIGIPDPTGRLEILQIHTKNMKLADEVDLETIAAETHGYVGSDIASLCSEAAMQQIREKMDLIDLDEDTIDAEVLDSLGVTQENFRFALGVSNPSALREVAVVEVPNVRWEDIGGLEDVKRELVESVQYPVDHPEKFLKFGLSPSRGVLFYGPPGTGKTLLAKAVANECAANFISVKGPELLSMWFGESESNIRDIFDKARAAAPCVVFLDELDSIAKSRGGSQGDAGGASDRVVNQLLTEMDGMTSKKNVFVIGATNRPEQLDNALCRPGRLDTLVYVPLPDQPGRESILKAQLRKTPVAKDVDLSYIASKTHGFSGADLGFITQRAVKLAIKESISLAIEKQKEREAAEGDDTKMDEDVDEEDPVPELTKRHFEEAMSMARRSVTDTEIRRYEAFAQSMKNSAGGSAFFRFPEGGAEGAAAEAQQNGAGEEDLYD
- a CDS encoding uncharacterized protein (MEROPS:MER0000432); this encodes MADFSKAPAGSKADIKPFKAHVDQQKIDDFKTLLKLSPVANANYENSDPSVAGPRRYGVPRDWLINAKDYWLNKYDWRKTEDYINSFPNFTAEAKDDLGYSHTIHFVALFSEREDAVPLALYHGWPGSFLEFLQILDILRKTYSPKDLPYHVIVPSIPGYAYSSGPPTDVDYGLENAAEALNNLASALFPQGYLAQGGDLGSMISRYQAANCSPCKGMHLNMSPVPRPKNADELHMSDIEAGALPRAARFRETGFAYALEHGTRTATIGHALAASPLAHLAWIGEKFLEWTDEDPSLDTILDGVSLYWFTDTFPRCIYPYRGLNGGDERPRISSVSGRGRGVQYVEKPSGYSFFPKELAPMPVSWVATSANLVFSNVHEGGGHFAALEKPKELLGDIEAWVKKAWKA
- a CDS encoding uncharacterized protein (BUSCO:EOG0926374A), with protein sequence MEDERALDAALTDGAPTSHVAPSAHGPSDAAGHEAANNQHASVASASASASRRRGSSNHHHRPQSASDAPAPPPAGHAAAHLPFVAPADLLRPHFRPISSQASRTRAGTANSAPEPSPMHPQDREQIEGLRAVRAFLKVRTSYDVLPLSYRLIIFDTSLLVKKSLNILTQCAIVSAPLWDSKTSAFAGMLTVSDYINVVQYYWQHQEELSRIDKFKLSSLRDIERAIGVDPIETVSIHPLEPLYEACRRMLASRARRIPLIDIDDETQREMVVSVVTQYRILKFISVNVKETQMLRKPLRDLKVGTRENLATATMDTPVMDCIQMLVKRNISTIPILDKDGTVLNVFESVDVIALIKGGDYENLNLTAGQALDKRSDDFPGIYTCTLNDRMDTIYDTVRKSRVHRLVIIDEHTKLKGLLSLSDILDYTLNSPLGDGDD